The DNA segment TAAAGCTACGAACATCTTAAATTTACTTTTCTTCCTCACTAAAATCGCTCCCGCCTCGTTGCCTTGTACGACTAATCTATGCACAAAAACCTAAATTTAGGTACAAGAGCGGAAGCCACATCTAATTGGGTGTTATAAAAATAGCCTTGCAAAGATTCTCTTTGCAAGACTCCAGAATGAAAACAAACTTATTGGTTCGTCTTTTCCAAATCTATTTTCTATATTCCAAGCAAGAAGTGATTCGCTACGTTCATTAAAATTGATCGTTTATTTTGTTGTCTAGCTTGTGTCCCCCCATTACCTTACAGAGAATAATTCCGTATCTCTTCTCATGTTGTGACGAATAGTGTTCCCTATTGTAATAAAACCCCAAATTGGTCAAACGCTTAATTAATTTTTTTACTTGAGCTTATATATCTCTCAAGCCTTCTTCCTACAACGTTGACGACGCTTTTGTGTTTTTACTTCAATGGGGTAGGTTACAGGGCATCCCTATAACGCTGATAATATGCCTCCACATTATTAAGTAGCAACAATTCAGTATATAAGTAGGTTTTCATATTGAAATCATGGAAATCAATCGTCGTGAGTTCCTGTATTTTTTTAATTCGGTAATTTAACGTGTTGGGGTGGATGAATAATTGATTGGCTGTCTGCTTACCTTTGCCATTATTGGCCAAGTACACTTCAAGGGTCCGCAGTAAATCAGTCTGCTTTTCTGTATCATTCTGGATGAGGGTCAATAAATCATCACTGTAATAGTCTTCTGAACTGTTTTTTTCATACAGTGTAGCTAAATAACGGTAAATCCCTAGTTTTGTGAACTCTCGAGGCATGGATTCAGGTCTAGGGGTTATGAAGTTTGCTATTTCAATCACTTCGAGGGCTTCGAGAAAACTTTTTCTCATATGATACAAAGTTGTATATTCTTTCCCTACCCCGATCAAAAAGTTGTAAAACTCCTCTTCTCCTGCTTCACTTTTCACCTTTTCAATTATTTCTCTGGCTAAATTACGCGAAGATACTTCTTCTCCTGGCTCACCATAAAGGATTAAAATCACTTGGAATTCTGTTTTCAAGTAATGAATTTGTTTCTTACTGGATGAGTAGTGAACTGTCTTCTCAAGATAATCGAGCATATATTTATATTGAGGTGTTGTCACAGAAAAAACGACAACGGAAAAACGCTCTGGTAAGGTAAGCTTGGTTAGGGATGCGTCATGACGGAATTGACTTTCGCTTCCGTACTCATGATGAAGAAGCTTCCACAACAACTCTTCTCTCTTTCCTTCTTTGGCATTGATCCTTTCATAAACATCATAGATCAGTTTGCCTAGGTGTGGGGTAATTTCCTCAAGGAAGCCGAGCTCCTCGTCTTTTAGGAGATGGTCAGATTCTTGAACCCAAATATATCCCATTGTATGGCCGAGGTGCTGGGCAGCCACCACGACACGCTGATGAAACCCTAATTCTTCGATAGGATGGACACGGATTGGATCAGGATGACTTTCTAGCCGCTGCACGATTCCTTCCTTCTTCAACCGATCGATAATGAAGATCGGGCACTTTTTTGAAAGAATAGTCTTCTGCTGGGTCTGATCAAACTCCTCAATGGATGAACTGTACGAAATTAATTCGAAATTTTTATTTTCTATAATGACGGGCTTTCGTAATTTCGAACTGATCAGTTCAGTGGCTTTATGAATATCCTCTACTTGGAGGATCAATTGTCTTGCTTCCATATGAACCCTTCCCTTTCCAAGCAGGTTATTTTTACTGTATAGGTCACCTAATTACACACTATTATAGCGAGTTGTCGAGGAAAGAGAAAGGAAAACATTTGTTTAACTGCTTCTAACTAGCTTATATTTCCGGCACTTACTCTATTTATCAACGCTTACTCCTCTTTTATCAGCGCAATCCTTTCTTTTATCGGCGCGTTCTCCCCTTTTACCGGCGCAATTCTTCCTTTTATCGGCGCTTATCACTTTCACACGTTAAAAAAGCTCCCCCGTGATGGGAGAGCTTTCTGAAATAACTCTTAATACATTTCTGAGATTGTCTTCGCTTGCATATGCAGGGCCAAGTAATCTGGACCGCCGGCTTTTGAATCAGTACCGGACATTTTGAATCCACCAAATGGCTGGTATCCAACAATGGCGCCTGTGCAATTACGGTTGAAATAAAGGTTACCAACGTGGAAATCATATTTCGCTTGTTCAAGGTGTTCGCGGTTATCGGAAATCACGGCCCCTGTTAAGCCATACTCTGTGTTATTGGCAATTTCAATTGCTTCGTCAAAATCTTTTGCCTTAGTGAAGCAGACGACTGGACCAAAAATTTCCTCTTGCTGCATGCGGGAATCTGG comes from the Halobacillus shinanisalinarum genome and includes:
- a CDS encoding PucR family transcriptional regulator encodes the protein MEARQLILQVEDIHKATELISSKLRKPVIIENKNFELISYSSSIEEFDQTQQKTILSKKCPIFIIDRLKKEGIVQRLESHPDPIRVHPIEELGFHQRVVVAAQHLGHTMGYIWVQESDHLLKDEELGFLEEITPHLGKLIYDVYERINAKEGKREELLWKLLHHEYGSESQFRHDASLTKLTLPERFSVVVFSVTTPQYKYMLDYLEKTVHYSSSKKQIHYLKTEFQVILILYGEPGEEVSSRNLAREIIEKVKSEAGEEEFYNFLIGVGKEYTTLYHMRKSFLEALEVIEIANFITPRPESMPREFTKLGIYRYLATLYEKNSSEDYYSDDLLTLIQNDTEKQTDLLRTLEVYLANNGKGKQTANQLFIHPNTLNYRIKKIQELTTIDFHDFNMKTYLYTELLLLNNVEAYYQRYRDAL